A region from the Bubalus kerabau isolate K-KA32 ecotype Philippines breed swamp buffalo chromosome 23, PCC_UOA_SB_1v2, whole genome shotgun sequence genome encodes:
- the RHOT2 gene encoding mitochondrial Rho GTPase 2 isoform X1: protein MKRDVRILLLGEAQVGKTSLILSLVGEEFPEEVPARAEEITIPADVTPEKVPTHIVDYSETEQTVEELQGEIDKADVVCVVYDVSEEATVEKIRTKWIPLVNGDTKRGPRVPIILVGNKSDLRPGGSMEAVLPIMSQFPEIETCVECSAKNLKNISELFYYAQKAVLHPTAPLYDPEAKQLRPACAQALTRIFRLSDQDMDQALSDQELNAFQTSCFGHPLAPQALEDVKMVVSKNVAGGVRDDQLTLDGFLFLNTLFIQRGRHETTWTILRRFGYGDSLELTADYLCPPLRVPPGCSAELNHRGYQFVQRMFEKHDQDRDGALSPAELQSLFSVFPAAPWGPQLPSTVRTKAGRLPLHGYLCQWTLVTYLDVRRSLEHLGYLGYPTLCEQDSQAHAITVTREKRLDQEKGQTQRNVLLCKVVGARGVGKSSFLRAFLGHSLGHQDAGEPSVYAIDTVQVNGQEKYLILCEVAADSLLTASADASCDVACLMFDGSDLRSFALCASVYKQHYMDGQTPCLFVCSKADLPGGVPLPGLSPAEFCRRHRLPAPTLFSCAGPVEPCMGIFTRLATMATFPHLVHGQLQATSFWLRVALGAVGAAVAAVLSFSLYRVLVKSR from the exons ATGAAGCGGGACGTGCGCATTCTGCTGCTGGGCGAGG CCCAGGTGGGGAAGACGTCGCTAATACTGTCGCTGGTGGGCGAGGAGTTCCCCGAGGAG GTCCCCGCCCGGGCGGAGGAGATCACGATTCCCGCGGACGTCACCCCGGAGAAGGTGCCCACCCACATCGTGGATTACTCAG AAACGGAGCAGACGGTGGAGGAGCTCCAGGGTGAGATTGACAAG GCGGAcgtggtgtgtgtggtgtatgaCGTGTCTGAAGAGGCCACCGTCGAGAAG ATCCGAACCAAATGGATCCCGCTGGTGAACGGGGATACCAAGAGGGGACCCAG GGTTCCCATCATCCTGGTGGGCAACAAGTCGGACCTGAGGCCAGGGGGCTCCATGGAGGCCGTGCTGCCCATCATGAGCCAGTTCCCTGAGATTGAGACCTGCGTGGAG TGCTCGGCCAAGAACCTGAAGAACATCTCAGAGCTGTTCTACTATGCTCAGAAGGCCGTGCTGCACCCCACAGCCCCCCTCTACGACCCCGAGGCCAAGCAG CTGAGGCCCGCGTGCGCCCAGGCGCTCACCCGCATCTTCAGGCTCTCAGACCAGGACATGGACCAGGCACTCAGTGACCAGGAGCTCAACGCCTTCCAG ACGTCCTGCTTCGGGCACCCGCTGGCCCCGCAGGCCCTGGAGGACGTGAAGATGGTGGTGAGCAAGAACGTGGCGGGAGGTGTGCGGGATGACCAGCTAACCCTGGACG GCTTCCTTTTCTTGAACACGCTCTTCATCCAGCGAGGCCGCCACGAGACCACGTGGACCATCCTGAGGCGCTTTGGCTATGGAGACTCGCTGGAGTTGACAGCTGATTACCTCTGCCCACC GCTCCGTGTGCCCCCTGGCTGCAGCGCCGAGCTCAACCACCGAGGTTACCAGTTTGTGCAGAGGATGTTTGAGAAGCACGACCAG GACCGGGACGGTGCCCTGTCCCCGGCGGAGCTGCAGAGCCTCTTCAGCGTGTTTCCCGCTGCTCCCTGGGGCCCCCAACTCCCCAGCACGGTCCGCACCAAGGCCGGGAGGCTGCCCCTGCACGGGTACCTCTGCCAGTGGAC CCTGGTGACCTACTTGGATGTCCGGCGCTCTCTTGAGCACCTGGGCTATCTGGGCTACCCCACGCTCTGCGAGCAGGACTCCCAGGCCCACGCCATCACAG TCACCCGAGAGAAGAGACTGGACCAGGAGAAGGGACAGACGCAGAGAAACGTTCTCCTATGCAAGGTGGTGGGGGCCCGCGGTGTGGGCAAGTCATCCTTCCTGCGGGCCTTCCTTGGCCACAGCCTGGGG CACCAGGATGCCGGGGAGCCCTCCGTCTATGCCATCGACACAGTGCAGGTCAACGGGCAGGAGAAATACCTAATC CTGTGCGAGGTGGCTGCAGACAGCCTGCTGACCGCCTCGGCGGACGCCTCCTGTGACGTGGCCTGCTTGATGTTTGACGGCAGTGACCTCAGGTCCTTCGCGCTGTGTGCCAGCGTCTATAAG CAGCACTACATGGATGGGCAGACCCCCTGCCTCTTCGTCTGCTCCAAGGCTGACCTGCCCGGAGGCGTCCCGCTGCCCGGCCTGTCACCTGCTGAGTTCTGCCGCCGGCACCGCCTGCCCGCCCCCACCCTGTTCTCCTGTGCCGGTCCAGTGGAGCCCTGCATGGGCATCTTCACCCGGCTGGCCACCATGGCCACCTTCCC ACACCTTGTCCACGGGCAGCTACAGGCCACCTCCTTCTGGCTCCGGGTGGCGCTGGGGGCTGTGGGGGCCGCCGTCGCTGCCGTCCTCAGCTTCTCCCTCTACAGGGTTCTGGTGAAGAGCCGATGA
- the RHOT2 gene encoding mitochondrial Rho GTPase 2 isoform X2 translates to MKRDVRILLLGEAQVGKTSLILSLVGEEFPEEVPARAEEITIPADVTPEKVPTHIVDYSETEQTVEELQGEIDKADVVCVVYDVSEEATVEKIRTKWIPLVNGDTKRGPRVPIILVGNKSDLRPGGSMEAVLPIMSQFPEIETCVECSAKNLKNISELFYYAQKAVLHPTAPLYDPEAKQLRPACAQALTRIFRLSDQDMDQALSDQELNAFQTSCFGHPLAPQALEDVKMVVSKNVAGGVRDDQLTLDGFLFLNTLFIQRGRHETTWTILRRFGYGDSLELTADYLCPPLRVPPGCSAELNHRGYQFVQRMFEKHDQDRDGALSPAELQSLFSVFPAAPWGPQLPSTVRTKAGRLPLHGYLCQWTLVTYLDVRRSLEHLGYLGYPTLCEQDSQAHAITVTREKRLDQEKGQTQRNVLLCKVVGARGVGKSSFLRAFLGHSLGHQDAGEPSVYAIDTVQVNGQEKYLILCEVAADSLLTASADASCDVACLMFDGSDLRSFALCASVYKHYMDGQTPCLFVCSKADLPGGVPLPGLSPAEFCRRHRLPAPTLFSCAGPVEPCMGIFTRLATMATFPHLVHGQLQATSFWLRVALGAVGAAVAAVLSFSLYRVLVKSR, encoded by the exons ATGAAGCGGGACGTGCGCATTCTGCTGCTGGGCGAGG CCCAGGTGGGGAAGACGTCGCTAATACTGTCGCTGGTGGGCGAGGAGTTCCCCGAGGAG GTCCCCGCCCGGGCGGAGGAGATCACGATTCCCGCGGACGTCACCCCGGAGAAGGTGCCCACCCACATCGTGGATTACTCAG AAACGGAGCAGACGGTGGAGGAGCTCCAGGGTGAGATTGACAAG GCGGAcgtggtgtgtgtggtgtatgaCGTGTCTGAAGAGGCCACCGTCGAGAAG ATCCGAACCAAATGGATCCCGCTGGTGAACGGGGATACCAAGAGGGGACCCAG GGTTCCCATCATCCTGGTGGGCAACAAGTCGGACCTGAGGCCAGGGGGCTCCATGGAGGCCGTGCTGCCCATCATGAGCCAGTTCCCTGAGATTGAGACCTGCGTGGAG TGCTCGGCCAAGAACCTGAAGAACATCTCAGAGCTGTTCTACTATGCTCAGAAGGCCGTGCTGCACCCCACAGCCCCCCTCTACGACCCCGAGGCCAAGCAG CTGAGGCCCGCGTGCGCCCAGGCGCTCACCCGCATCTTCAGGCTCTCAGACCAGGACATGGACCAGGCACTCAGTGACCAGGAGCTCAACGCCTTCCAG ACGTCCTGCTTCGGGCACCCGCTGGCCCCGCAGGCCCTGGAGGACGTGAAGATGGTGGTGAGCAAGAACGTGGCGGGAGGTGTGCGGGATGACCAGCTAACCCTGGACG GCTTCCTTTTCTTGAACACGCTCTTCATCCAGCGAGGCCGCCACGAGACCACGTGGACCATCCTGAGGCGCTTTGGCTATGGAGACTCGCTGGAGTTGACAGCTGATTACCTCTGCCCACC GCTCCGTGTGCCCCCTGGCTGCAGCGCCGAGCTCAACCACCGAGGTTACCAGTTTGTGCAGAGGATGTTTGAGAAGCACGACCAG GACCGGGACGGTGCCCTGTCCCCGGCGGAGCTGCAGAGCCTCTTCAGCGTGTTTCCCGCTGCTCCCTGGGGCCCCCAACTCCCCAGCACGGTCCGCACCAAGGCCGGGAGGCTGCCCCTGCACGGGTACCTCTGCCAGTGGAC CCTGGTGACCTACTTGGATGTCCGGCGCTCTCTTGAGCACCTGGGCTATCTGGGCTACCCCACGCTCTGCGAGCAGGACTCCCAGGCCCACGCCATCACAG TCACCCGAGAGAAGAGACTGGACCAGGAGAAGGGACAGACGCAGAGAAACGTTCTCCTATGCAAGGTGGTGGGGGCCCGCGGTGTGGGCAAGTCATCCTTCCTGCGGGCCTTCCTTGGCCACAGCCTGGGG CACCAGGATGCCGGGGAGCCCTCCGTCTATGCCATCGACACAGTGCAGGTCAACGGGCAGGAGAAATACCTAATC CTGTGCGAGGTGGCTGCAGACAGCCTGCTGACCGCCTCGGCGGACGCCTCCTGTGACGTGGCCTGCTTGATGTTTGACGGCAGTGACCTCAGGTCCTTCGCGCTGTGTGCCAGCGTCTATAAG CACTACATGGATGGGCAGACCCCCTGCCTCTTCGTCTGCTCCAAGGCTGACCTGCCCGGAGGCGTCCCGCTGCCCGGCCTGTCACCTGCTGAGTTCTGCCGCCGGCACCGCCTGCCCGCCCCCACCCTGTTCTCCTGTGCCGGTCCAGTGGAGCCCTGCATGGGCATCTTCACCCGGCTGGCCACCATGGCCACCTTCCC ACACCTTGTCCACGGGCAGCTACAGGCCACCTCCTTCTGGCTCCGGGTGGCGCTGGGGGCTGTGGGGGCCGCCGTCGCTGCCGTCCTCAGCTTCTCCCTCTACAGGGTTCTGGTGAAGAGCCGATGA
- the RHOT2 gene encoding mitochondrial Rho GTPase 2 isoform X4, which yields MKRDVRILLLGEAQVGKTSLILSLVGEEFPEEVPARAEEITIPADVTPEKVPTHIVDYSETEQTVEELQGEIDKADVVCVVYDVSEEATVEKIRTKWIPLVNGDTKRGPRVPIILVGNKSDLRPGGSMEAVLPIMSQFPEIETCVECSAKNLKNISELFYYAQKAVLHPTAPLYDPEAKQLRPACAQALTRIFRLSDQDMDQALSDQELNAFQTSCFGHPLAPQALEDVKMVVSKNVAGGVRDDQLTLDGFLFLNTLFIQRGRHETTWTILRRFGYGDSLELTADYLCPPLRVPPGCSAELNHRGYQFVQRMFEKHDQDRDGALSPAELQSLFSVFPAAPWGPQLPSTVRTKAGRLPLHGYLCQWTLVTYLDVRRSLEHLGYLGYPTLCEQDSQAHAITVTREKRLDQEKGQTQRNVLLCKVVGARGVGKSSFLRAFLGHSLGQHYMDGQTPCLFVCSKADLPGGVPLPGLSPAEFCRRHRLPAPTLFSCAGPVEPCMGIFTRLATMATFPHLVHGQLQATSFWLRVALGAVGAAVAAVLSFSLYRVLVKSR from the exons ATGAAGCGGGACGTGCGCATTCTGCTGCTGGGCGAGG CCCAGGTGGGGAAGACGTCGCTAATACTGTCGCTGGTGGGCGAGGAGTTCCCCGAGGAG GTCCCCGCCCGGGCGGAGGAGATCACGATTCCCGCGGACGTCACCCCGGAGAAGGTGCCCACCCACATCGTGGATTACTCAG AAACGGAGCAGACGGTGGAGGAGCTCCAGGGTGAGATTGACAAG GCGGAcgtggtgtgtgtggtgtatgaCGTGTCTGAAGAGGCCACCGTCGAGAAG ATCCGAACCAAATGGATCCCGCTGGTGAACGGGGATACCAAGAGGGGACCCAG GGTTCCCATCATCCTGGTGGGCAACAAGTCGGACCTGAGGCCAGGGGGCTCCATGGAGGCCGTGCTGCCCATCATGAGCCAGTTCCCTGAGATTGAGACCTGCGTGGAG TGCTCGGCCAAGAACCTGAAGAACATCTCAGAGCTGTTCTACTATGCTCAGAAGGCCGTGCTGCACCCCACAGCCCCCCTCTACGACCCCGAGGCCAAGCAG CTGAGGCCCGCGTGCGCCCAGGCGCTCACCCGCATCTTCAGGCTCTCAGACCAGGACATGGACCAGGCACTCAGTGACCAGGAGCTCAACGCCTTCCAG ACGTCCTGCTTCGGGCACCCGCTGGCCCCGCAGGCCCTGGAGGACGTGAAGATGGTGGTGAGCAAGAACGTGGCGGGAGGTGTGCGGGATGACCAGCTAACCCTGGACG GCTTCCTTTTCTTGAACACGCTCTTCATCCAGCGAGGCCGCCACGAGACCACGTGGACCATCCTGAGGCGCTTTGGCTATGGAGACTCGCTGGAGTTGACAGCTGATTACCTCTGCCCACC GCTCCGTGTGCCCCCTGGCTGCAGCGCCGAGCTCAACCACCGAGGTTACCAGTTTGTGCAGAGGATGTTTGAGAAGCACGACCAG GACCGGGACGGTGCCCTGTCCCCGGCGGAGCTGCAGAGCCTCTTCAGCGTGTTTCCCGCTGCTCCCTGGGGCCCCCAACTCCCCAGCACGGTCCGCACCAAGGCCGGGAGGCTGCCCCTGCACGGGTACCTCTGCCAGTGGAC CCTGGTGACCTACTTGGATGTCCGGCGCTCTCTTGAGCACCTGGGCTATCTGGGCTACCCCACGCTCTGCGAGCAGGACTCCCAGGCCCACGCCATCACAG TCACCCGAGAGAAGAGACTGGACCAGGAGAAGGGACAGACGCAGAGAAACGTTCTCCTATGCAAGGTGGTGGGGGCCCGCGGTGTGGGCAAGTCATCCTTCCTGCGGGCCTTCCTTGGCCACAGCCTGGGG CAGCACTACATGGATGGGCAGACCCCCTGCCTCTTCGTCTGCTCCAAGGCTGACCTGCCCGGAGGCGTCCCGCTGCCCGGCCTGTCACCTGCTGAGTTCTGCCGCCGGCACCGCCTGCCCGCCCCCACCCTGTTCTCCTGTGCCGGTCCAGTGGAGCCCTGCATGGGCATCTTCACCCGGCTGGCCACCATGGCCACCTTCCC ACACCTTGTCCACGGGCAGCTACAGGCCACCTCCTTCTGGCTCCGGGTGGCGCTGGGGGCTGTGGGGGCCGCCGTCGCTGCCGTCCTCAGCTTCTCCCTCTACAGGGTTCTGGTGAAGAGCCGATGA
- the RHOT2 gene encoding mitochondrial Rho GTPase 2 isoform X3, with amino-acid sequence MKRDVRILLLGEETEQTVEELQGEIDKADVVCVVYDVSEEATVEKIRTKWIPLVNGDTKRGPRVPIILVGNKSDLRPGGSMEAVLPIMSQFPEIETCVECSAKNLKNISELFYYAQKAVLHPTAPLYDPEAKQLRPACAQALTRIFRLSDQDMDQALSDQELNAFQTSCFGHPLAPQALEDVKMVVSKNVAGGVRDDQLTLDGFLFLNTLFIQRGRHETTWTILRRFGYGDSLELTADYLCPPLRVPPGCSAELNHRGYQFVQRMFEKHDQDRDGALSPAELQSLFSVFPAAPWGPQLPSTVRTKAGRLPLHGYLCQWTLVTYLDVRRSLEHLGYLGYPTLCEQDSQAHAITVTREKRLDQEKGQTQRNVLLCKVVGARGVGKSSFLRAFLGHSLGHQDAGEPSVYAIDTVQVNGQEKYLILCEVAADSLLTASADASCDVACLMFDGSDLRSFALCASVYKQHYMDGQTPCLFVCSKADLPGGVPLPGLSPAEFCRRHRLPAPTLFSCAGPVEPCMGIFTRLATMATFPHLVHGQLQATSFWLRVALGAVGAAVAAVLSFSLYRVLVKSR; translated from the exons ATGAAGCGGGACGTGCGCATTCTGCTGCTGGGCGAGG AAACGGAGCAGACGGTGGAGGAGCTCCAGGGTGAGATTGACAAG GCGGAcgtggtgtgtgtggtgtatgaCGTGTCTGAAGAGGCCACCGTCGAGAAG ATCCGAACCAAATGGATCCCGCTGGTGAACGGGGATACCAAGAGGGGACCCAG GGTTCCCATCATCCTGGTGGGCAACAAGTCGGACCTGAGGCCAGGGGGCTCCATGGAGGCCGTGCTGCCCATCATGAGCCAGTTCCCTGAGATTGAGACCTGCGTGGAG TGCTCGGCCAAGAACCTGAAGAACATCTCAGAGCTGTTCTACTATGCTCAGAAGGCCGTGCTGCACCCCACAGCCCCCCTCTACGACCCCGAGGCCAAGCAG CTGAGGCCCGCGTGCGCCCAGGCGCTCACCCGCATCTTCAGGCTCTCAGACCAGGACATGGACCAGGCACTCAGTGACCAGGAGCTCAACGCCTTCCAG ACGTCCTGCTTCGGGCACCCGCTGGCCCCGCAGGCCCTGGAGGACGTGAAGATGGTGGTGAGCAAGAACGTGGCGGGAGGTGTGCGGGATGACCAGCTAACCCTGGACG GCTTCCTTTTCTTGAACACGCTCTTCATCCAGCGAGGCCGCCACGAGACCACGTGGACCATCCTGAGGCGCTTTGGCTATGGAGACTCGCTGGAGTTGACAGCTGATTACCTCTGCCCACC GCTCCGTGTGCCCCCTGGCTGCAGCGCCGAGCTCAACCACCGAGGTTACCAGTTTGTGCAGAGGATGTTTGAGAAGCACGACCAG GACCGGGACGGTGCCCTGTCCCCGGCGGAGCTGCAGAGCCTCTTCAGCGTGTTTCCCGCTGCTCCCTGGGGCCCCCAACTCCCCAGCACGGTCCGCACCAAGGCCGGGAGGCTGCCCCTGCACGGGTACCTCTGCCAGTGGAC CCTGGTGACCTACTTGGATGTCCGGCGCTCTCTTGAGCACCTGGGCTATCTGGGCTACCCCACGCTCTGCGAGCAGGACTCCCAGGCCCACGCCATCACAG TCACCCGAGAGAAGAGACTGGACCAGGAGAAGGGACAGACGCAGAGAAACGTTCTCCTATGCAAGGTGGTGGGGGCCCGCGGTGTGGGCAAGTCATCCTTCCTGCGGGCCTTCCTTGGCCACAGCCTGGGG CACCAGGATGCCGGGGAGCCCTCCGTCTATGCCATCGACACAGTGCAGGTCAACGGGCAGGAGAAATACCTAATC CTGTGCGAGGTGGCTGCAGACAGCCTGCTGACCGCCTCGGCGGACGCCTCCTGTGACGTGGCCTGCTTGATGTTTGACGGCAGTGACCTCAGGTCCTTCGCGCTGTGTGCCAGCGTCTATAAG CAGCACTACATGGATGGGCAGACCCCCTGCCTCTTCGTCTGCTCCAAGGCTGACCTGCCCGGAGGCGTCCCGCTGCCCGGCCTGTCACCTGCTGAGTTCTGCCGCCGGCACCGCCTGCCCGCCCCCACCCTGTTCTCCTGTGCCGGTCCAGTGGAGCCCTGCATGGGCATCTTCACCCGGCTGGCCACCATGGCCACCTTCCC ACACCTTGTCCACGGGCAGCTACAGGCCACCTCCTTCTGGCTCCGGGTGGCGCTGGGGGCTGTGGGGGCCGCCGTCGCTGCCGTCCTCAGCTTCTCCCTCTACAGGGTTCTGGTGAAGAGCCGATGA